The following coding sequences lie in one Micromonospora sp. R77 genomic window:
- a CDS encoding S8 family peptidase, producing the protein MSDVSVPRRRVLRALAVTAAAAALTAAATPAVAAPTGQIRYAGTAGAISGSYLVVLKGDAVGAANSLAARTAVPDRAATLSKRYGGTVGAVWSAALTGYSAKMSVGQARRLAADPSVAYVEQDRTVTAQGTQTGATWGLDRIDQRSLPLNGSYTYPNTATNVRAYIIDTGIRITHSDFGGRASWGTNTVDTNNTDCNGHGTHVAGTVGGAKYGVAKGVRLIAVKVLNCSGSGSTSGVVSGVNWVTSNAVKPAVANMSLGGGASTTLDNAVANSISSGVTYGIAAGNSNANACNSSPARVASAITVGATTSTDARASYSNYGSCLDIFAPGSSITSDWNSSDTGTNTISGTSMATPHVVGAAALVLGANPGYTPAQVASWLTTNATTGKVTSPGTGSPNRLLFVVN; encoded by the coding sequence ATGTCCGACGTGTCCGTTCCCCGGCGTCGCGTGCTGCGCGCGCTCGCCGTCACGGCCGCCGCCGCGGCCCTCACCGCCGCCGCCACCCCCGCCGTCGCCGCCCCGACCGGTCAGATCCGCTACGCCGGCACCGCCGGCGCGATCAGCGGCAGCTACCTCGTGGTGCTCAAGGGCGACGCCGTCGGCGCCGCCAACAGCCTCGCCGCCCGGACCGCCGTCCCGGACCGCGCCGCCACCCTCAGCAAGCGGTACGGCGGCACCGTCGGCGCGGTGTGGAGCGCCGCGCTGACCGGCTACAGCGCGAAGATGAGCGTCGGGCAGGCACGCCGCCTCGCCGCCGACCCCTCCGTCGCGTACGTCGAGCAGGACCGGACCGTCACCGCCCAGGGCACCCAGACCGGGGCGACCTGGGGGCTGGACCGGATCGACCAGCGCAGCCTGCCGCTCAACGGCAGCTACACCTACCCGAACACGGCCACCAACGTGCGGGCGTACATCATCGACACCGGCATCCGGATCACGCACAGCGACTTCGGCGGCCGGGCCAGCTGGGGCACCAACACGGTGGACACCAACAACACCGACTGCAACGGCCATGGCACGCACGTCGCCGGCACCGTCGGCGGCGCGAAGTACGGCGTCGCCAAGGGCGTCCGCCTGATCGCGGTGAAGGTGCTCAACTGCTCCGGCAGCGGCAGCACCTCCGGCGTGGTCAGCGGCGTCAACTGGGTCACCTCGAACGCGGTCAAGCCGGCCGTGGCCAACATGAGCCTCGGCGGTGGCGCCAGCACCACCCTGGACAACGCGGTGGCCAACTCGATCAGCTCCGGCGTCACCTACGGCATCGCCGCCGGCAACTCCAACGCCAACGCCTGCAACTCCTCGCCGGCCCGGGTCGCCTCGGCCATCACCGTCGGCGCCACCACCAGCACCGACGCCCGCGCCTCCTACTCCAACTACGGCTCCTGCCTGGACATCTTCGCGCCGGGCTCGTCGATCACGTCGGACTGGAACAGCAGCGACACCGGCACCAACACGATCAGCGGCACCTCGATGGCCACCCCGCACGTGGTCGGCGCAGCGGCGCTCGTGCTGGGCGCCAACCCCGGCTACACCCCGGCCCAGGTGGCCAGCTGGCTGACCACCAACGCCACCACCGGCAAGGTGACCAGCCCAGGCACCGGATCGCCGAACCGGCTGCTCTTCGTCGTCAACTGA
- a CDS encoding HhH-GPD-type base excision DNA repair protein produces MTLSLPIEPAANDLLTRSPLALLLGMVLDQQVPMEKAFSSPYVLATRLGHEPDSRELAGYDPEALVALFARPPALHRFPKAMAARVQEVCQVLVDRYDGDPARLWSEAADGAELLRRVGELPGFGKQKAQIFVALLGKRFGVTPTGWREAAGGYGDADAYRSVADVTDTESLRRVREYKQQAKAAAKAAKG; encoded by the coding sequence ATGACGCTCTCCCTGCCCATCGAGCCGGCCGCGAACGACCTGCTCACCCGCAGCCCGCTCGCGCTGCTGCTCGGCATGGTGCTGGACCAGCAGGTGCCGATGGAGAAGGCGTTCTCCTCGCCGTACGTGCTGGCCACCCGGCTCGGCCACGAGCCGGACTCCCGGGAACTGGCCGGGTACGACCCGGAGGCCCTGGTCGCGCTCTTCGCCCGCCCCCCGGCCCTGCACCGGTTCCCCAAGGCGATGGCGGCCCGGGTGCAGGAGGTCTGCCAGGTCCTCGTCGACCGGTACGACGGCGACCCGGCCCGGCTCTGGTCCGAGGCCGCCGACGGGGCGGAACTGCTGCGCCGGGTCGGCGAGCTGCCCGGGTTCGGGAAGCAGAAGGCGCAGATCTTCGTGGCCCTGCTCGGCAAGCGGTTCGGGGTGACCCCGACGGGCTGGCGGGAGGCGGCCGGCGGGTACGGCGACGCGGACGCGTACCGGTCGGTGGCCGACGTCACCGACACCGAGTCGCTGCGTCGGGTGCGCGAGTACAAGCAGCAGGCGAAGGCGGCGGCGAAGGCCGCGAAGGGCTGA
- a CDS encoding low temperature requirement protein A, producing the protein MAERSAALLRGGISATRATFLELFFDLVFVFALTRVSQRLIDDVSTHSRDPLRETAQTVLLFLALWMVWTLTAWVTSRYEPEQAAIQFVVVASMFGSLVMSVAAPRAFAERAVPFAAAYVVIQVGRPLFLTLALRGHPRRAVTARILLWAGLGAVPWLLGALLPAAQEVLWTLALAWDYIGLALGWPLPGRGSARASGWAVAGEHLAERYQQIFLIALGETILIIGLTYSGTAFSADRALAFTWSFLTTALLWRIYFHRAGRVLAEAILAARRPGVLGESASWTHLVIVAGVLLTGVGYELVIAHPYAAAPPGWPVFVAGGPALFLAARARFEYEIFGRISRTRVAGVLVLLALAPVARWLPPVGALGLSALVLAGIAGGDALRARGRPLEEPASPL; encoded by the coding sequence GTGGCGGAGCGGAGCGCGGCGCTGCTGCGCGGCGGCATCAGTGCGACCCGGGCCACGTTCCTGGAGCTCTTCTTCGACCTGGTCTTCGTCTTCGCCCTGACCCGGGTGTCGCAGCGGCTCATCGACGACGTGTCGACGCACTCCCGCGACCCGTTGCGGGAGACGGCGCAGACCGTGCTGCTCTTCCTCGCGCTGTGGATGGTCTGGACGCTGACCGCCTGGGTGACCAGCCGGTACGAGCCGGAGCAGGCGGCCATCCAGTTCGTGGTGGTCGCCTCGATGTTCGGCAGCCTGGTGATGTCGGTCGCCGCGCCGCGCGCGTTCGCCGAGCGGGCGGTCCCGTTCGCGGCGGCGTACGTGGTGATCCAGGTCGGCCGCCCGCTCTTCCTCACGCTGGCCCTGCGCGGCCACCCGCGCCGGGCGGTCACCGCGCGGATCCTGCTCTGGGCCGGGCTCGGCGCGGTGCCGTGGCTGCTCGGCGCCCTGCTGCCGGCGGCGCAGGAGGTGCTCTGGACGCTCGCGCTCGCCTGGGACTACATCGGCCTGGCGCTGGGCTGGCCGCTGCCCGGCCGGGGTTCGGCGCGGGCCTCCGGCTGGGCCGTGGCCGGCGAGCACCTGGCCGAGCGCTACCAGCAGATCTTCCTGATCGCGCTGGGCGAGACCATCCTCATCATCGGGCTGACCTACAGCGGCACCGCCTTCTCGGCCGACCGGGCGCTCGCCTTCACGTGGTCGTTCCTCACCACGGCCCTGCTGTGGCGGATCTACTTCCACCGGGCCGGTCGGGTGCTGGCCGAGGCCATCCTGGCGGCCCGCCGCCCGGGAGTGCTGGGCGAGTCGGCGAGCTGGACGCACCTGGTCATCGTGGCCGGGGTGCTGCTCACCGGCGTCGGCTACGAGCTGGTCATCGCCCACCCGTACGCGGCCGCCCCGCCCGGCTGGCCGGTCTTCGTGGCCGGCGGTCCGGCGCTCTTCCTGGCCGCCCGGGCCCGCTTCGAGTACGAGATCTTCGGGCGGATCTCCCGGACCCGGGTCGCCGGGGTGCTGGTGCTGCTGGCGCTGGCCCCGGTGGCGCGCTGGCTGCCGCCGGTCGGCGCGCTCGGGCTGAGCGCGCTGGTGCTGGCCGGGATCGCGGGCGGCGACGCGTTGCGGGCCCGGGGACGGCCGCTGGAGGAGCCGGCGTCGCCGCTGTAG
- a CDS encoding BrnA antitoxin family protein, producing MNRNEATKRFHGDDALADLIDESQPVELPTPDTDVPMVSRSVRLPLETYERVRAAADARGIGVTTLMRQWIEAGLAELDDSATVSLADVRRALAALSRPTAA from the coding sequence ATGAACCGGAACGAGGCGACCAAGCGGTTCCACGGCGACGACGCGCTCGCCGACCTGATCGACGAGAGCCAGCCGGTGGAGCTGCCCACCCCCGACACCGACGTGCCCATGGTCAGCCGCTCGGTACGCCTGCCCCTGGAGACGTACGAGCGGGTCCGGGCCGCCGCCGACGCCCGGGGCATCGGGGTGACCACCCTGATGCGCCAGTGGATCGAGGCGGGTCTGGCCGAGCTGGACGACTCGGCGACCGTCTCCCTGGCCGACGTCCGCCGGGCCCTCGCCGCGCTCTCCCGCCCCACCGCCGCCTGA
- a CDS encoding DUF3099 domain-containing protein: MKRQAYQPILITDASRSQDDQLTSRQKRYVLMMGIRVACLVAGAILVGAKAPLLWLWLPLCALGMAIIPWLAVLLANDRPPKEEHRLANRFQARGRDEAPPMSLTAEERPHKIIDAEP, encoded by the coding sequence GTGAAGCGTCAGGCCTACCAGCCGATCCTGATCACCGACGCCTCGCGCAGCCAGGACGACCAGCTCACCAGCCGGCAGAAGCGCTACGTGCTGATGATGGGCATCCGGGTCGCCTGCCTGGTGGCCGGTGCGATCCTGGTCGGCGCGAAGGCCCCCCTGCTCTGGCTCTGGCTACCGCTGTGCGCCCTCGGCATGGCGATCATCCCGTGGCTGGCGGTGCTGCTGGCCAACGACCGCCCGCCGAAGGAGGAGCACCGGCTCGCCAACCGGTTCCAGGCTCGTGGGCGGGACGAGGCCCCGCCGATGAGCCTCACCGCCGAGGAGCGCCCCCACAAGATCATCGACGCCGAGCCCTAG
- a CDS encoding helix-turn-helix transcriptional regulator, which translates to MTTDQTLGATLRTWRDRLSPAAAGLPGRRARRAKGLRREELAELAGVSVDYVVRLEQGRSTTPSAQVVAALARALQLTDAERDHLHRLAGLVAPSHAELSDHLPPGLHRILNRLDDTAAAVFAADWQLIWWNRGWAALLGDPSSTPPPLRNFARDTFPVDGAGPRLSHWPVTSLAQDTVESAVVSDLRRATGRFPASNRLTGLIRLLTTGNARFAELWAAGAVGAHREDHKIVHHPAVGPIAVDCDVITDGDAERRIVVLTAAPDTADETRFRLALLSGVSA; encoded by the coding sequence ATGACCACGGACCAGACGCTGGGTGCGACACTGCGCACCTGGCGCGACCGGCTCTCCCCGGCGGCAGCGGGGCTGCCGGGTCGACGCGCCCGCCGGGCGAAGGGCCTGCGCCGGGAGGAGCTCGCGGAACTCGCCGGGGTCTCGGTCGACTACGTCGTACGCCTGGAGCAGGGGCGCTCCACCACCCCGTCGGCGCAGGTCGTCGCCGCACTCGCGCGCGCCCTGCAGCTCACCGACGCCGAACGGGACCATCTCCATCGGCTGGCCGGTCTCGTCGCGCCGTCCCACGCGGAGCTCTCCGACCACCTCCCGCCGGGTCTCCACCGCATCCTCAACCGGCTGGACGACACCGCCGCCGCGGTCTTCGCGGCCGACTGGCAGCTGATCTGGTGGAACCGCGGTTGGGCGGCGCTCCTGGGCGACCCGTCGTCGACACCGCCGCCGCTGCGCAACTTCGCTCGCGACACCTTCCCGGTCGACGGCGCGGGGCCACGCCTGTCGCACTGGCCGGTCACCTCGCTCGCCCAGGACACGGTCGAGTCGGCCGTCGTGTCCGACCTGCGCCGGGCAACCGGACGTTTTCCGGCCAGCAACCGCCTGACCGGCCTGATCCGGCTGCTCACCACGGGCAACGCCCGCTTCGCCGAGCTGTGGGCCGCCGGTGCGGTCGGCGCCCACCGCGAGGACCACAAGATCGTCCATCACCCCGCGGTCGGCCCGATCGCGGTGGACTGCGACGTGATCACCGACGGCGACGCGGAACGGAGGATCGTCGTGCTGACGGCGGCGCCGGACACCGCGGACGAGACCCGGTTCCGGCTGGCGCTGCTGTCCGGGGTCTCCGCCTAG
- a CDS encoding VOC family protein, whose protein sequence is MSIPFSHDHVGVSVTPEELDATVDWYSSKLGFTVDQRFDSHGTTFVFLVSGPVKIELLAGASNRQAPTRDVLTSMDPARLHHFCLAVEDLDATVAALRDLDVPLIGGPMQVAAIGQRIAFVTDNLGNIIEFAEPGTGPAARRN, encoded by the coding sequence ATGAGCATCCCCTTCTCCCACGACCATGTCGGCGTCAGCGTGACCCCCGAGGAGCTCGACGCCACCGTCGACTGGTACTCCAGCAAGCTCGGCTTCACGGTCGACCAGCGGTTCGACTCGCACGGCACGACGTTCGTCTTCCTGGTCAGCGGCCCTGTCAAGATCGAGCTCCTGGCCGGCGCGTCGAACCGTCAGGCACCGACCCGGGACGTCCTGACCAGCATGGACCCGGCGCGACTGCACCACTTCTGCCTCGCCGTCGAGGATCTCGACGCGACCGTCGCCGCGCTGCGCGACCTCGACGTGCCGCTGATCGGCGGCCCCATGCAGGTGGCCGCGATCGGTCAGCGCATCGCCTTCGTCACCGACAACCTCGGCAACATCATCGAGTTCGCCGAGCCCGGCACCGGGCCCGCCGCGCGCCGGAACTGA
- a CDS encoding pseudouridine-5'-phosphate glycosidase: MTNFHIRYGTEVADALRDGRPVVALESTIVSHGLPRPDNLLVARQIEQAVRDAGAVPATIGMVGGELVVGLDDAQLTRLATVDGVSKLSVRDLAVAAATGADGATTVAATSAVAAAAGIGVFATGGLGGVHREAAQTFDESADLVTLARTPIAVVCAGVKSILDVGATLERLETLGVGVVGYRTRRFPGFYLTDAGFDLDWSVDSPEQVADVLAARDAQAVHHGGLIVANPLPVDEQLDPALHDRTLTEGLALLARHGMTGKAVTPFLLAHFHAATEGASLAVNVRIILRNADLAARIAVASAARRTAA, translated from the coding sequence GTGACCAACTTTCACATCCGTTACGGCACCGAGGTGGCCGACGCCCTGCGCGACGGGCGCCCCGTCGTCGCCCTGGAGAGCACCATCGTCTCGCACGGGCTCCCCCGACCCGACAACCTGCTGGTCGCCCGGCAGATCGAGCAGGCCGTCCGGGACGCCGGCGCGGTCCCGGCCACGATCGGCATGGTCGGCGGCGAGCTGGTGGTGGGCCTGGACGACGCGCAGCTGACCCGGCTCGCCACCGTCGACGGGGTGAGCAAACTCTCCGTACGCGATCTGGCCGTGGCCGCCGCCACCGGCGCGGACGGTGCCACCACGGTGGCCGCGACCAGCGCGGTGGCCGCCGCCGCCGGGATCGGCGTCTTCGCCACCGGCGGCCTGGGCGGCGTGCACCGGGAGGCCGCGCAGACCTTCGACGAGTCCGCCGACCTGGTCACCCTGGCCCGCACCCCGATCGCGGTGGTCTGCGCCGGGGTGAAGTCGATCCTCGACGTGGGCGCCACCCTGGAACGCCTGGAAACCCTCGGCGTCGGGGTGGTCGGCTACCGGACCCGCCGCTTCCCCGGCTTCTATCTCACCGACGCCGGCTTCGACCTGGACTGGTCGGTGGACTCCCCGGAGCAGGTGGCCGACGTGCTGGCGGCCCGGGACGCCCAGGCCGTGCACCACGGCGGGCTGATCGTGGCCAACCCGCTGCCGGTCGACGAGCAGCTCGACCCGGCGCTGCACGACCGGACCCTGACCGAGGGCCTGGCCCTGCTGGCCCGGCACGGGATGACCGGCAAGGCGGTGACGCCGTTCCTGCTGGCCCACTTCCACGCCGCCACCGAGGGTGCCAGCCTGGCGGTGAACGTCCGGATCATCCTGCGCAACGCCGACCTGGCCGCCCGGATCGCGGTCGCCTCGGCGGCCCGGCGTACCGCGGCATGA
- a CDS encoding DUF3039 domain-containing protein has product MSTEVLERPELKDADTGPEMFHYVRKEKIAESAVMGTYVVALCGETFPVTKAAKPGSPVCPKCKEIYDSWGE; this is encoded by the coding sequence GTGAGCACAGAGGTTCTCGAGCGTCCCGAGCTGAAGGACGCCGACACCGGCCCGGAGATGTTCCACTACGTCCGCAAGGAGAAGATCGCGGAGAGTGCCGTCATGGGCACGTACGTGGTGGCGCTCTGCGGCGAGACGTTCCCGGTGACCAAGGCCGCCAAGCCCGGATCACCGGTCTGCCCCAAGTGCAAGGAGATCTACGACTCCTGGGGCGAGTGA
- a CDS encoding trimeric intracellular cation channel family protein: MTTSTALLLADLTGVAVFAASGASAAVAKRLDLFGVVFVGVVAALGGGIFRDLAIDEVPPLAFADWRYAVAAAVTAAAVFRLHPQLARLRTTVLVLDAAGLGLFTVTGTLKALDAHVPAVGACMIGMITAIGGGLGRDLLTGEIPVVLRREIYAVAALAGSIVVALLSASGHATAATLTGAAVFVFALRLISLRRRWSAPVPTMRPPRTGTRGPQG; this comes from the coding sequence GTGACCACCTCCACCGCCCTGCTGCTGGCCGACCTGACCGGCGTGGCCGTCTTCGCCGCCTCGGGCGCCTCCGCGGCGGTGGCGAAGCGGCTGGACCTCTTCGGGGTCGTCTTCGTCGGCGTCGTCGCCGCGCTCGGCGGTGGGATCTTCCGCGACCTGGCGATCGACGAGGTGCCGCCGCTCGCCTTCGCCGACTGGCGCTACGCGGTGGCCGCGGCGGTCACCGCCGCCGCCGTCTTCCGGCTGCACCCCCAGCTCGCCCGGCTGCGCACCACCGTGCTGGTGCTGGACGCCGCCGGTCTCGGGCTGTTCACCGTCACCGGCACCCTCAAGGCCCTCGACGCCCACGTGCCGGCGGTCGGCGCCTGCATGATCGGCATGATCACCGCGATCGGCGGCGGGCTCGGCCGGGACCTGCTGACCGGCGAGATCCCGGTGGTGCTGCGCCGGGAGATCTACGCGGTGGCGGCGCTCGCCGGGTCGATCGTGGTGGCCCTGCTCTCGGCCTCCGGGCACGCCACGGCGGCGACGCTCACCGGGGCGGCGGTCTTCGTCTTCGCGCTGCGCCTGATCTCGCTGCGCCGCCGCTGGTCCGCCCCGGTGCCCACGATGCGCCCACCGCGCACCGGCACCCGCGGCCCGCAGGGCTGA
- a CDS encoding DEAD/DEAH box helicase: protein MAARTPVLETFPPLRAWQRKAMVEYLRRRSEDFTAVATPGAGKTTFALRIAAELLADGTVEAVTVVAPTEHLKTQWAQAAARVGIQLDAAFRNADLHSSADFHGAVVTYAQVGMAPQVHRRRTMTRRTLVILDEIHHAGDSRSWGDGVKNAFEPAVRRLMLTGTPFRSDDNPIPFVSYERGGDGLLRSRADSVYGYSDALRDGVVRPVLFLAYSGETRWRTNAGEELAARLGEPMTQDLIAQAWRTALDPAGDWMPQVLRAADARLTVLRNAGMADAGGLIIASDQQTARSYAKLIEQVTGEKAAVVLSDDQGASARIATFAASEQRWLVAVRMVSEGVDIPRLAVGVYATSASTPLYFAQAIGRFVRARRSGETASVFLPSVPHLLGLASEMEAERDHVLGKPKEKEGFDDDLLERAQRDDQASGELEKRFAALSATAELDQVIFDGTSFGTAAQSGTPEEEEYLGLPGLLTADQVSLLLTKRQAEQLAAQRRRAAVRTAEPAADAPSAPPAPLSAAQRRVALRRQLNALVAARHHRTGLPHGKIHAELRRLCGGPPSAQATIEQLEERIATLQTL from the coding sequence GTGGCAGCCCGGACGCCGGTGCTCGAGACGTTCCCGCCCCTGCGGGCCTGGCAGCGCAAGGCGATGGTGGAATACCTGCGCCGGCGCAGCGAGGACTTCACCGCGGTCGCCACGCCCGGCGCGGGCAAGACCACCTTCGCCCTGCGGATCGCCGCCGAGCTGCTCGCCGACGGCACCGTCGAGGCGGTCACCGTGGTCGCCCCGACCGAGCACCTGAAGACCCAGTGGGCACAGGCCGCCGCCCGGGTCGGCATCCAGCTCGACGCCGCGTTCCGCAACGCCGACCTGCACTCCTCCGCCGACTTCCACGGCGCGGTCGTCACGTACGCCCAGGTCGGCATGGCCCCGCAGGTCCACCGTCGACGGACGATGACCCGGCGCACCCTGGTCATCCTCGACGAGATCCACCACGCCGGCGACTCCCGCTCCTGGGGCGACGGGGTCAAGAACGCCTTCGAGCCCGCCGTACGCCGGCTGATGCTCACCGGTACGCCGTTCCGCTCCGACGACAACCCGATCCCGTTCGTCAGCTACGAGCGGGGCGGCGACGGCCTGCTGCGGTCCCGCGCCGACTCGGTCTACGGCTACTCCGACGCGCTGCGCGACGGCGTGGTCCGGCCGGTGCTCTTCCTGGCGTACTCGGGGGAGACCCGGTGGCGCACCAACGCGGGCGAGGAACTGGCCGCCCGGCTGGGCGAGCCGATGACCCAGGACCTCATCGCGCAGGCCTGGCGGACCGCGCTCGACCCGGCCGGCGACTGGATGCCGCAGGTGCTGCGCGCCGCCGACGCCCGGCTGACCGTGCTGCGCAACGCCGGCATGGCCGACGCCGGTGGCCTGATCATCGCCAGCGACCAGCAGACCGCCCGCTCGTACGCGAAGCTGATCGAGCAGGTGACCGGCGAGAAGGCCGCGGTGGTGCTCTCCGACGACCAGGGCGCCTCCGCGCGGATCGCGACGTTCGCGGCGTCCGAGCAGCGGTGGCTGGTCGCGGTCCGGATGGTCTCCGAGGGCGTCGACATCCCCCGCCTGGCCGTCGGCGTCTATGCCACCAGTGCCAGCACCCCGCTCTATTTCGCGCAGGCGATCGGCCGGTTCGTCCGGGCCCGCCGCTCCGGCGAGACCGCCTCGGTCTTCCTGCCCAGCGTGCCGCATCTGCTCGGGCTGGCCAGCGAGATGGAGGCCGAGCGGGACCACGTGCTCGGCAAGCCGAAGGAGAAAGAGGGCTTCGACGACGACCTGCTGGAGCGGGCCCAGCGGGACGACCAGGCCAGCGGCGAACTGGAGAAGCGCTTCGCGGCGCTCTCCGCCACGGCCGAGCTGGACCAGGTGATCTTCGACGGCACCTCGTTCGGCACCGCCGCCCAGTCGGGCACCCCCGAGGAGGAGGAATATCTCGGTCTGCCCGGTCTGCTCACCGCCGACCAGGTCTCCCTGCTGCTCACCAAGCGGCAGGCCGAGCAGCTCGCCGCCCAGCGCCGCCGGGCGGCCGTCCGGACCGCTGAGCCGGCCGCTGACGCCCCGTCGGCCCCGCCCGCACCCTTGAGCGCCGCCCAGCGCCGGGTGGCGCTCCGGCGGCAACTGAACGCCCTGGTGGCCGCCCGGCACCACCGTACCGGCCTGCCCCACGGCAAGATCCACGCCGAGCTGCGCCGACTCTGCGGCGGCCCGCCCAGCGCCCAGGCCACCATCGAGCAACTCGAAGAGCGCATAGCCACCCTGCAAACCCTCTGA
- a CDS encoding RNA polymerase sigma factor — MTEPRQTGADVRSLTDTLIAHAQSAGGQLTSAQLARTVESAEVTPAQAKKILRALSEAGVTVVVDGSASTRRRVAAARSATPASRATTAKTTKKAAAPAPKQAPAADEAPAPAPRKATARKATTAGVAAKAAVPAKATKSTRATKATVAAKTAGAKPAKGEGADGDIDPEELAAEIEDVVVEEPVELTKAAETDAAASATDNDFEWDDEESEALKQARRDAELTASADSVRAYLKQIGKVPLLNAEQEVELAKRIEAGLYAAERLRAAEEGEEKLTREMQRDLLWISRDGERAKNHLLEANLRLVVSLAKRYTGRGMAFLDLIQEGNLGLIRAVEKFDYTKGYKFSTYATWWIRQAITRAMADQARTIRIPVHMVEVINKLGRIQRELLQDLGREPTPEELAKEMDITPEKVLEIQQYAREPISLDQTIGDEGDSQLGDFIEDSEAVVAVDAVSFSLLQDQLQQVLQTLSEREAGVVRLRFGLTDGQPRTLDEIGQVYGVTRERIRQIESKTMSKLRHPSRSQVLRDYLD, encoded by the coding sequence GTGACAGAACCACGCCAGACCGGCGCCGACGTTCGCTCGCTCACCGACACGCTGATCGCCCATGCGCAGAGCGCCGGCGGCCAGCTCACGTCGGCCCAGCTCGCGCGCACCGTCGAGTCCGCCGAGGTGACCCCGGCCCAGGCCAAGAAGATCCTCCGCGCGCTCTCCGAGGCGGGGGTGACCGTGGTGGTGGACGGCTCCGCGAGCACCCGTCGTCGGGTCGCCGCCGCCCGCTCGGCCACTCCGGCCTCCCGGGCCACCACCGCGAAGACCACCAAGAAGGCCGCCGCCCCCGCCCCGAAGCAGGCCCCCGCCGCCGACGAGGCCCCGGCGCCCGCCCCGCGCAAGGCGACCGCGCGCAAGGCCACCACCGCCGGCGTGGCCGCGAAGGCCGCCGTACCGGCCAAGGCGACCAAGAGCACCCGGGCCACCAAGGCCACGGTGGCGGCGAAGACCGCCGGGGCGAAGCCGGCCAAGGGCGAGGGCGCCGACGGCGACATCGATCCGGAGGAGCTGGCCGCCGAGATCGAGGACGTGGTGGTCGAGGAGCCGGTCGAGCTGACCAAGGCCGCCGAGACCGACGCCGCCGCGTCCGCCACGGACAACGACTTCGAGTGGGACGACGAGGAGTCCGAGGCGCTCAAGCAGGCGCGTCGCGACGCCGAGCTGACCGCCTCCGCGGACTCCGTCCGGGCCTACCTCAAGCAGATCGGCAAGGTCCCGCTGCTCAACGCGGAGCAGGAGGTCGAGCTCGCCAAGCGGATCGAGGCGGGCCTCTACGCCGCCGAGCGGCTGCGCGCCGCCGAGGAGGGCGAGGAGAAGCTCACCCGCGAGATGCAGCGGGACCTGCTGTGGATCTCGCGCGACGGCGAGCGGGCGAAGAACCACCTGCTGGAGGCGAACCTCCGACTGGTGGTCTCGCTGGCCAAGCGGTACACCGGGCGCGGGATGGCCTTCCTCGACCTGATCCAGGAAGGCAACCTCGGCCTCATCCGCGCCGTCGAGAAGTTCGACTACACCAAGGGCTACAAGTTCTCCACCTACGCCACCTGGTGGATCCGCCAGGCCATCACCCGCGCCATGGCCGACCAGGCCCGCACCATCCGCATCCCGGTGCACATGGTCGAGGTGATCAACAAGCTCGGCCGGATCCAGCGCGAGCTGCTCCAGGACCTGGGCCGCGAGCCCACCCCGGAGGAGCTGGCCAAGGAGATGGACATCACACCCGAGAAGGTGCTGGAGATCCAGCAGTACGCTCGGGAGCCCATCTCGCTCGACCAGACCATCGGTGACGAGGGCGACAGCCAGCTCGGTGACTTCATCGAGGACTCGGAGGCCGTGGTCGCGGTCGACGCCGTCTCGTTCTCGCTGCTGCAGGACCAGCTCCAGCAGGTGCTGCAGACGCTCTCCGAGCGGGAGGCCGGCGTGGTGCGCCTGCGCTTCGGCCTGACCGACGGCCAGCCGCGTACGCTGGACGAGATCGGGCAGGTCTATGGCGTGACCCGGGAACGGATCCGCCAGATCGAGTCCAAGACCATGTCCAAGTTGCGGCACCCCTCGCGTTCGCAGGTGCTCCGCGACTACCTGGACTGA